The proteins below come from a single Psychrobacter sp. PL19 genomic window:
- a CDS encoding OmpP1/FadL family transporter: MRPTFHLKTLAVAITAFSMASMGNAAGLDRSGQDMTAFLQDGVYAEAVYTYIDADVSGYDSANDDPNSNTYERGKKTGDIAESYDFFRYGVKADINDTFSVGILYDEPFGAAAAYSGDNSFVSRGDVDAILTDLTGSDNEGVEDRIAELGGSLGPSSTPEDIDAVTAGITALRTAQAIAAAEVGTAGEGTNVEVRSENITAILGMKFGANKNFQIYGGPVAQRIQADVKLRGTAYGPATGYTSHISPDQDYGYLAGVSYSKPEIALKAALTYRSEIDHKMNIAEQYPVAAALGINPVQSNEMEITTPKSVNFDFQTGINPTTLATAKVRWVPWSDFAITPPLYNDVSKRSYGPDGLNLVEYEDDQYQVEVGLAKRLTPALALSGTVGWDSGAGDPTTSLGPVEGYYSVGLGAKYNVTPTVAVSAGGKYLWFGDAKGQLPSDKIVGDFQDNDGYIVGVKLSYQAKQSFN, encoded by the coding sequence ATGCGACCTACCTTTCACTTAAAAACTCTTGCTGTAGCTATTACTGCTTTTTCTATGGCTAGCATGGGTAATGCCGCCGGTCTTGATCGCTCAGGTCAAGATATGACCGCATTCTTACAAGACGGCGTATACGCTGAGGCAGTTTACACCTATATCGATGCTGACGTTAGTGGTTATGATAGCGCTAATGATGATCCTAACTCTAACACTTATGAGCGTGGCAAAAAAACCGGTGATATTGCTGAGTCTTATGACTTCTTCCGTTACGGGGTAAAAGCCGACATCAATGATACCTTTAGTGTTGGTATCTTATATGACGAGCCTTTTGGTGCTGCTGCAGCTTATAGTGGGGATAATAGTTTTGTATCAAGAGGTGACGTTGATGCTATTCTTACAGACCTAACAGGTTCAGACAATGAAGGTGTTGAGGATAGAATTGCTGAGTTAGGTGGTAGTTTGGGACCCTCTTCTACCCCAGAGGATATAGATGCGGTCACAGCTGGAATAACAGCGCTTCGTACTGCACAAGCAATAGCAGCAGCTGAAGTAGGTACTGCAGGAGAGGGTACCAACGTCGAAGTGCGTAGTGAAAATATCACTGCTATTCTTGGTATGAAATTTGGTGCCAATAAAAATTTCCAAATCTACGGCGGTCCAGTTGCTCAGCGCATTCAAGCGGATGTGAAGCTACGTGGCACTGCATATGGTCCAGCCACGGGTTACACTTCACATATTAGTCCAGATCAAGACTATGGTTATTTAGCGGGTGTGTCGTATAGCAAGCCTGAAATTGCCTTAAAGGCTGCTCTAACCTATCGATCTGAGATTGATCATAAGATGAATATTGCTGAGCAATACCCAGTAGCTGCTGCCTTGGGTATTAACCCAGTTCAGAGTAATGAAATGGAAATAACGACACCAAAATCAGTCAACTTCGACTTTCAAACTGGTATCAATCCAACCACATTAGCAACCGCTAAAGTGCGCTGGGTGCCATGGAGTGACTTTGCTATCACGCCACCGTTGTATAATGATGTTAGTAAAAGGTCCTATGGTCCTGATGGTTTGAATTTGGTTGAGTATGAAGATGACCAATATCAAGTAGAGGTCGGTCTTGCTAAACGTCTAACACCAGCACTTGCATTAAGTGGTACTGTAGGCTGGGACAGTGGTGCTGGCGATCCTACCACGTCATTAGGTCCTGTCGAGGGCTATTATAGTGTTGGTCTCGGCGCCAAGTACAATGTAACCCCAACCGTTGCCGTATCAGCGGGCGGCAAGTACTTATGGTTCGGTGATGCTAAAGGTCAATTACCAAGTGACAAAATTGTTGGCGATTTCCAAGATAATGATGGCTATATCGTCGGTGTGAAGCTATCTTATCAAGCAAAACAAAGCTTTAACTAG
- the leuC gene encoding 3-isopropylmalate dehydratase large subunit — MAGQTLYDKLWNAHEVTKRDDGSSLIYIDRHLLHEVTSPQAFEGLELANRAPWRLSANIASPDHNVPTVSKERLEGVTGIKDKVSRLQVVTLDDNCAKFNIAEFTINDARQGILHVVGPEQGLVLPGMTVVCGDSHTATHGALGCLAHGIGTSEVEHVLATQCLITKKMKNMQVRVTGKLSAGITSKDVVLAIIAQIGTAGGTGHAIEFAGSVFEDMSMEGRMTVCNMAIEAGARVGMVAVDDITIDYVKGRPYAPTAEQWQQAETHWRTFYSDDDAEFDTVVEIDGSQIAPQVSWGTSPEMVVDITQSVPTLDQAVDAAQEEGWLRAYTYMGLQAGQKITDIQLDRIFIGSCTNSRIEDLRDAAAVIKGRKVADSIKEAIVVAGSGQVKLQAEAEGLDTLFTDAGFEWREPGCSMCLAMNADKLEPQEHCASTSNRNFEGRQGNGGRTHLVSPAMAAAAALAGYFVDVRTF, encoded by the coding sequence ATGGCCGGTCAAACTTTATATGACAAACTTTGGAATGCTCACGAAGTCACTAAACGTGATGATGGCTCAAGCCTAATTTATATTGACCGCCATCTGTTACATGAGGTGACTAGTCCGCAAGCATTCGAAGGTTTGGAGCTCGCTAATAGAGCGCCATGGCGATTGTCTGCCAACATTGCCAGTCCTGATCACAACGTTCCGACCGTGTCCAAAGAGCGCTTAGAAGGGGTGACCGGTATTAAGGACAAGGTCTCACGCCTGCAAGTAGTCACCCTAGACGATAACTGTGCTAAATTCAACATCGCCGAGTTTACGATCAATGATGCCCGCCAAGGCATCTTACACGTGGTTGGCCCTGAACAAGGTTTGGTGCTACCAGGCATGACCGTGGTTTGTGGTGATTCACATACCGCCACTCACGGTGCGCTTGGCTGTCTGGCACATGGCATTGGTACTTCTGAAGTTGAGCATGTATTAGCGACTCAGTGCTTGATCACTAAAAAAATGAAAAATATGCAAGTTCGGGTCACCGGTAAGCTAAGTGCTGGCATCACCTCAAAAGATGTGGTGTTGGCTATTATTGCGCAAATCGGTACCGCGGGTGGCACAGGGCACGCTATTGAGTTCGCCGGATCAGTGTTTGAAGATATGAGTATGGAAGGGCGGATGACCGTCTGTAATATGGCGATTGAAGCCGGTGCGCGTGTTGGTATGGTAGCAGTTGATGACATAACGATTGATTATGTCAAAGGTCGTCCTTATGCGCCCACTGCTGAACAATGGCAGCAAGCAGAAACTCATTGGCGGACCTTCTATTCAGATGATGATGCAGAATTTGATACCGTGGTCGAGATTGATGGCAGCCAAATAGCACCGCAAGTGTCTTGGGGTACGTCACCTGAGATGGTAGTGGACATCACCCAATCAGTACCAACCCTTGATCAAGCAGTGGATGCGGCGCAAGAAGAAGGCTGGCTACGCGCTTATACTTATATGGGCTTGCAAGCAGGGCAGAAAATTACGGATATCCAACTTGATCGAATATTTATTGGCTCGTGTACCAACTCGCGTATAGAAGATTTGCGTGATGCGGCAGCAGTCATTAAAGGTCGCAAGGTTGCAGACAGTATTAAAGAAGCGATTGTGGTAGCAGGGTCAGGACAAGTGAAGTTGCAAGCGGAAGCAGAAGGTCTAGATACCTTGTTTACAGATGCTGGTTTTGAGTGGCGTGAGCCAGGTTGTTCGATGTGCTTGGCGATGAATGCGGATAAGCTTGAACCCCAAGAGCATTGTGCGTCGACTTCTAACCGTAACTTTGAGGGTCGTCAGGGTAATGGCGGACGTACTCATTTAGTGAGTCCAGCGATGGCTGCCGCCGCCGCCTTGGCAGGATACTTCGTCGATGTGCGCACTTTTTAG
- the leuD gene encoding 3-isopropylmalate dehydratase small subunit produces MQAYNTQTGIVCPLDRSNVDTDQIIAKQFLKSIKRTGFGVNLFDDWRYLDEGYPGQDNSKRPINPDFILNQPRYQGANILLARKNFGCGSSREHAPWALSEYGFRTVIAPSFADIFYNNCFKNGMLPIVLAEGIVDTLMQATFANEGYKLTADLERQVVITSAGEEYPFEVEAFRKHCLLNGLDDIDLTLQQGDAIKEYEAKMMQTTPWIFNEVRA; encoded by the coding sequence ATGCAAGCTTATAACACTCAAACTGGTATTGTCTGCCCGCTTGATCGCTCGAATGTTGACACCGATCAAATTATTGCTAAGCAGTTCTTAAAGTCTATTAAACGTACGGGCTTTGGGGTCAATTTGTTCGATGACTGGCGTTATCTTGACGAAGGCTATCCTGGTCAGGACAACAGCAAACGCCCTATCAATCCGGACTTTATTCTAAATCAGCCGCGTTACCAAGGTGCCAATATTTTGCTGGCGCGCAAAAACTTTGGCTGTGGTTCGAGCCGTGAGCATGCACCGTGGGCACTTTCAGAGTATGGTTTTCGTACGGTCATTGCCCCCAGTTTTGCTGATATTTTTTATAATAACTGCTTCAAAAATGGCATGCTGCCTATCGTTTTGGCCGAAGGGATCGTCGATACTTTGATGCAAGCAACATTCGCTAATGAAGGTTACAAGCTAACCGCCGATCTAGAACGACAAGTGGTCATTACCTCAGCTGGTGAAGAATATCCTTTTGAGGTTGAAGCCTTTCGCAAGCATTGCCTACTGAACGGTCTTGATGATATCGACTTAACATTACAGCAAGGGGATGCGATCAAAGAGTATGAAGCTAAGATGATGCAAACCACTCCCTGGATCTTCAACGAAGTGCGCGCGTAA
- the leuB gene encoding 3-isopropylmalate dehydrogenase, with protein MATILTLAGDGIGPEIMAQAIDVLQAVNKKFALDLTLESGLIGGAAVDATGEPLPEDTLSRARAVDAVLLGAVGGPKWDSIERSKRPERGLLKIRSELGLFANLRVAKLYPQLVNASSIKPEIISGLDLLIVRELTGGIYFGEPRGIRTLENGEQQGYNTMVYSTSEIKRIGKVAFEMAQTRAQAAGRPAKVCSIDKANVLEVTELWKQTITAMQEADYTDVTLSHMYADNACMQLIRNPKQFDVMVTGNMFGDILSDEAAMLTGSIGMLPSASLDENGKGMYEPCHGSAPDIAGQDKANPLATILSVAMMLRYTFKHEAAAQAIEQAVSDVLDDGLRTLDILDNSEAGLTQVGCQQMGQAVLAKLV; from the coding sequence ATGGCAACGATATTAACATTAGCAGGCGATGGTATTGGTCCTGAGATTATGGCCCAGGCCATTGACGTGCTACAAGCTGTCAATAAGAAGTTTGCGTTAGATTTAACGCTGGAGTCAGGATTGATCGGTGGTGCCGCTGTTGATGCCACCGGCGAACCGTTGCCGGAAGACACGTTAAGCCGTGCTCGAGCAGTAGATGCAGTACTATTAGGAGCAGTTGGCGGGCCTAAGTGGGACAGTATTGAGCGCAGTAAACGTCCTGAACGCGGCTTACTCAAGATTCGTAGCGAGCTTGGCTTATTTGCCAATTTACGGGTCGCCAAATTATATCCACAGCTGGTTAATGCTTCGAGTATCAAACCTGAGATTATTTCAGGTCTGGATTTACTGATCGTTCGTGAGTTGACTGGTGGTATTTATTTTGGTGAGCCACGTGGTATTCGCACTTTAGAGAATGGTGAGCAGCAAGGCTATAATACCATGGTGTACAGCACTAGCGAAATCAAACGTATTGGTAAAGTAGCGTTTGAGATGGCGCAAACTCGTGCTCAAGCAGCAGGACGTCCTGCTAAAGTGTGCTCAATTGATAAGGCCAATGTCTTAGAAGTCACTGAGTTGTGGAAGCAGACTATAACGGCTATGCAGGAAGCGGATTATACTGATGTGACCTTATCACACATGTATGCAGACAATGCCTGTATGCAACTGATTCGTAATCCTAAGCAGTTCGACGTTATGGTAACAGGTAATATGTTTGGCGATATCTTGTCAGATGAAGCGGCGATGCTGACAGGTTCTATTGGCATGTTACCCTCTGCCAGTTTGGATGAAAATGGCAAAGGGATGTATGAGCCTTGTCATGGTTCAGCGCCTGATATCGCCGGTCAGGATAAAGCCAATCCTTTGGCGACTATCCTATCTGTAGCAATGATGCTGCGTTATACCTTTAAGCATGAAGCAGCCGCGCAAGCCATTGAGCAAGCAGTTAGCGATGTACTTGACGATGGACTGCGTACCCTTGATATTCTTGACAACAGTGAAGCTGGATTAACCCAGGTAGGCTGTCAACAGATGGGTCAGGCGGTATTGGCTAAATTGGTATAA
- a CDS encoding OmpP1/FadL family transporter has product MRPTFNFKNLAVAVTAFSAASVASAAGLDRSGQDITAFLQDGLYAEASYTYIDADVSGYDKTDNKNKIDDIAESYDFVRYGVKADINDTFSVGILYDEPFGAAADYSGDNNFVDANGEGTNVEVRTESITGIIGAKLGENKNFQVYGGPVAQRVKADVKLRGTAYSIANGYTLNVNVDQDYGYLAGISYSKPEIALQAALTYRSEIEHNTQASELYPFAANPPPFGPGLPATRSDTIEITTPKSVNFDFQTGINPTMLATARVRWVPWSDFAITPSLYNETSKKLPALGVQGIPDEGFDLVSYDKDQWLVELGLAKRLSPALAVSGTVGWDSGAGDPTTSLGPIEGYYSVGLGAKYNVTPSWAVSAGGKYLWFGDAEGQIPSKATVSNFEDNDGYIVGVKLSYQAQQKFN; this is encoded by the coding sequence ATGCGCCCTACCTTTAATTTTAAAAATCTAGCAGTAGCCGTTACTGCTTTTTCTGCAGCCAGTGTAGCCAGTGCGGCCGGTCTTGATCGTTCAGGTCAAGACATCACCGCATTCCTACAAGATGGATTGTATGCTGAAGCCAGCTATACTTATATTGATGCTGATGTGAGTGGTTATGATAAAACAGATAATAAAAATAAGATTGACGATATCGCAGAATCTTATGATTTTGTCCGTTATGGCGTAAAAGCGGATATCAACGATACTTTTAGCGTGGGTATTTTATATGATGAGCCCTTCGGTGCGGCGGCTGATTATAGCGGTGATAATAACTTTGTGGATGCAAATGGTGAAGGTACTAATGTAGAAGTACGTACTGAAAGCATCACCGGTATCATCGGTGCAAAACTTGGTGAAAATAAGAATTTCCAAGTGTATGGCGGTCCAGTAGCCCAGCGTGTCAAAGCGGATGTAAAACTACGTGGTACTGCTTATAGTATTGCTAATGGTTATACTCTAAATGTTAATGTGGATCAGGATTACGGTTATTTAGCGGGTATATCCTATAGTAAGCCTGAAATTGCTTTACAGGCAGCATTAACTTATCGTTCTGAGATTGAACATAATACGCAAGCATCTGAACTCTATCCTTTTGCTGCTAATCCACCCCCATTCGGTCCTGGACTTCCGGCAACTAGAAGCGATACCATTGAGATCACCACGCCTAAGTCTGTGAACTTTGATTTCCAAACGGGTATTAATCCTACCATGTTAGCGACTGCAAGAGTACGTTGGGTGCCATGGAGTGATTTTGCGATTACGCCATCGTTATATAATGAGACTAGCAAGAAATTACCAGCATTGGGTGTGCAAGGCATTCCTGATGAAGGTTTCGATTTAGTTAGTTATGATAAGGATCAATGGTTGGTAGAGTTAGGTTTGGCTAAACGTTTATCTCCAGCACTCGCAGTCAGCGGGACTGTCGGTTGGGATAGTGGTGCGGGTGACCCAACAACTTCTTTAGGTCCTATTGAGGGCTATTATAGTGTAGGTCTGGGCGCCAAGTATAACGTCACTCCAAGCTGGGCCGTATCAGCGGGTGGCAAATACCTATGGTTCGGTGATGCTGAAGGCCAAATCCCAAGCAAAGCTACCGTTAGTAACTTTGAAGACAATGATGGCTATATCGTTGGTGTGAAGCTGTCTTACCAAGCACAACAAAAATTTAACTAG
- the truA gene encoding tRNA pseudouridine(38-40) synthase TruA — MPDYKVPGLTNPEYAVSQDKPTYTLAIAIEFLGTHYHGWQRQKEVLGVQQALETAISKVANEPVEVIAAGRTDASVHASNMIAHFVTHAYRPTRNWLRGVNSLLPGDIALRWIQPMPDDFHARFGAIARRYRYITLNQPQRPAILNHQVTHIYEPLDLAAMQLAAADIVGTHDFSSYRAAACQSNQPVRTISHARLFTHGQFIVFDIQANGFLHHMVRNLMGTLFAIGKHDLQPADFLNILAKKDRTIAPSTASGDGLYFINAYYPEIYQQLLPNPPLTPIWLNLPD, encoded by the coding sequence ATGCCTGACTATAAAGTGCCTGGACTGACCAATCCTGAATACGCAGTGTCTCAAGATAAACCCACTTATACGTTAGCGATTGCTATTGAGTTTTTGGGTACCCATTATCACGGCTGGCAACGGCAAAAAGAAGTGTTGGGGGTACAACAAGCGCTAGAAACCGCTATCAGTAAAGTGGCTAATGAGCCAGTAGAAGTCATCGCAGCAGGACGTACCGATGCCAGTGTCCATGCCAGCAACATGATTGCCCATTTTGTCACCCATGCTTATCGTCCGACTCGGAACTGGTTACGCGGGGTCAATAGCCTGCTGCCTGGTGATATTGCGCTGCGATGGATTCAACCGATGCCGGACGACTTCCATGCACGGTTTGGGGCGATTGCCCGTCGTTATCGCTATATTACCCTTAACCAACCCCAGCGCCCTGCGATACTGAATCATCAAGTCACCCATATCTACGAGCCTCTTGACTTGGCAGCAATGCAACTTGCTGCCGCTGACATTGTCGGCACACATGATTTTAGCAGCTATCGTGCGGCAGCCTGTCAATCCAATCAACCCGTGCGTACCATCAGCCATGCTAGGCTTTTTACCCATGGCCAATTTATCGTCTTTGATATCCAAGCAAATGGCTTTTTGCATCACATGGTGCGTAACCTGATGGGCACCCTATTCGCTATTGGCAAACATGACTTACAACCGGCCGACTTTCTAAACATTTTGGCCAAAAAAGACCGCACTATTGCACCATCAACTGCTTCTGGGGATGGCCTATACTTTATTAATGCCTATTATCCAGAGATTTATCAGCAGCTATTACCTAATCCGCCATTGACTCCTATTTGGCTCAATCTACCTGATTGA
- a CDS encoding LysR family transcriptional regulator — protein sequence MNTTNLTTFVTVMHTGSISGAAEKLFITQPAVSKRIKNLEEEFKITLFDTVGRGIVPTQAANEMLPHAKRWLDDYENFKINLQHSQHIVSGKLVIGTSHHIGLHHLAPVLKHFIQTYPAVQLEVHFVDSETAHKAVLDGDLSLAFLTLPPVYDKRLTYHALWSDPLYLVTGTLSPLAKKSDVTLEQLARYPAILPSANTFTSQITLAEFAKHNLKPYATMSTNPLESIRMLVSVGLGWSVLPQTLISQDLERINMAENIELQRYLGVVTNPKLTKSSSVTALLDLLAPIE from the coding sequence TTGAATACTACTAATTTGACGACGTTTGTGACAGTTATGCACACTGGCAGTATTTCAGGCGCAGCAGAAAAGCTGTTTATTACTCAGCCTGCTGTCAGTAAGCGGATCAAAAACCTAGAAGAAGAGTTCAAAATTACCTTATTTGATACCGTAGGTCGCGGTATTGTGCCGACCCAAGCGGCCAACGAAATGCTGCCGCACGCCAAACGTTGGTTGGATGATTATGAAAACTTCAAGATTAACCTACAACACTCCCAACATATTGTATCCGGTAAGTTGGTTATCGGCACCAGTCATCATATTGGCTTGCATCACTTAGCACCCGTATTGAAGCATTTTATCCAAACTTATCCAGCGGTACAGCTAGAAGTACATTTCGTTGATTCGGAAACAGCGCACAAAGCAGTATTAGATGGCGATTTGTCTTTGGCTTTTTTGACCCTGCCGCCAGTTTATGACAAGCGCTTAACTTATCATGCATTATGGTCAGACCCACTGTATTTAGTGACCGGCACCTTATCGCCACTAGCGAAGAAAAGTGACGTCACTTTAGAGCAGTTGGCACGTTATCCTGCTATCTTGCCGTCCGCAAATACTTTTACCAGTCAGATTACCTTAGCTGAATTTGCCAAGCATAATCTAAAACCTTATGCCACCATGAGTACCAATCCACTTGAATCTATTCGAATGTTGGTATCCGTTGGTCTGGGTTGGTCAGTATTGCCGCAAACCTTGATCAGTCAAGACTTAGAACGCATAAATATGGCAGAAAATATTGAGCTGCAACGCTACTTAGGTGTCGTCACCAACCCAAAACTGACCAAGTCTAGTAGCGTTACCGCTTTATTGGATCTGCTTGCGCCCATTGAATAA
- the infA gene encoding translation initiation factor IF-1 produces the protein MAKNDEIMEFEGEVIDTLPNTLFKVRLENGHEIIAHISGKMRKHYIRILTGDKVKVEMTPYDLSKGRITYRGKN, from the coding sequence ATGGCTAAAAATGACGAAATTATGGAGTTCGAAGGCGAAGTCATCGACACTCTTCCAAATACCTTGTTTAAAGTTCGTTTAGAAAACGGACACGAAATTATTGCGCACATTTCAGGAAAAATGCGTAAACATTACATCCGTATTTTAACTGGTGATAAGGTTAAGGTTGAGATGACACCTTACGACTTATCTAAAGGTCGCATTACTTACCGTGGCAAAAACTAA
- the putP gene encoding sodium/proline symporter PutP: MNGISTGVLVSLGAYFLVMIGIGIYAYFKQANDTEGYMLGGRNLGPAVTALSAGASDMSGWLLLGLPGYMYADGVVSIWIALGLTTGAFLNYIIVAPRLRVYTEIADNAITLPDYFANRFEDKSHMLRVISAIVIILFFTVYTAASLVGGGKLFESSLNLPYTTGLWVTAGVVVAYTLFGGFLAVSMTDFVQGIIMLFALVIVPVVAFTDLGGIAAVTESVRNIDPTLLNITSGMTLFGIISLLSWGLGYFGQPHIIVRFMAIRSVKEVPTARNIGMSWMIVSLIGSLATGFAGRAYVQKTSMTLDDPETIFLVFTQFLFTPLVSGFLLAAILAAIMSTISSQLLVVSSSLTKDVYKLFFDKDAPEARQVMVGRISVILVAVISIFVASDPESSVLNLVSNAWAGFGAAFGPLVIFSLIWRGMNRNGAVAGMVVGALTVIIWTYGPFEYNGMALNSWLYAIVPGFALSTITIFAVSIMTGGPKPSVSAKFKEMEMNLNE, from the coding sequence ATGAATGGGATTTCTACTGGCGTACTAGTATCGTTAGGCGCCTACTTTCTAGTAATGATCGGCATCGGCATTTATGCTTACTTTAAGCAGGCCAATGATACAGAAGGCTATATGCTTGGTGGCCGTAACTTAGGCCCCGCAGTAACCGCGTTATCCGCTGGTGCATCAGATATGTCTGGTTGGTTGTTACTCGGTCTACCAGGTTATATGTATGCTGACGGGGTCGTTAGTATTTGGATTGCTCTCGGCTTAACGACTGGTGCTTTTTTAAACTACATCATTGTCGCACCGCGTCTACGTGTTTATACCGAGATTGCTGATAATGCGATTACCTTGCCAGATTATTTTGCTAACCGCTTTGAAGATAAGTCGCACATGCTACGCGTTATCTCAGCGATCGTTATTATTCTATTCTTTACGGTTTACACTGCAGCCAGCTTAGTTGGTGGTGGTAAACTCTTTGAAAGTTCGCTCAACCTACCGTACACGACTGGTCTTTGGGTCACGGCTGGCGTGGTTGTCGCTTACACCTTATTCGGTGGCTTCTTAGCAGTATCAATGACTGACTTTGTGCAGGGCATTATTATGCTGTTTGCGCTGGTTATCGTACCCGTGGTTGCTTTCACTGATCTTGGTGGTATTGCAGCGGTTACTGAGTCCGTCAGAAACATTGATCCGACCCTACTGAATATTACCAGCGGCATGACGCTTTTTGGTATTATTTCACTGCTGTCATGGGGCCTCGGCTATTTTGGCCAGCCGCATATCATCGTCCGCTTTATGGCTATTCGCTCAGTTAAAGAAGTACCAACCGCGCGTAATATTGGTATGAGCTGGATGATCGTCAGTCTAATTGGTTCTTTGGCGACTGGTTTCGCTGGTCGTGCTTATGTACAAAAAACTTCAATGACCTTGGATGACCCTGAGACTATCTTCTTGGTATTCACTCAGTTCTTATTCACGCCATTGGTTTCAGGTTTCTTATTAGCAGCGATTTTAGCAGCGATTATGAGTACCATCTCATCACAATTATTAGTGGTCTCAAGCTCACTGACTAAAGATGTCTATAAGTTATTTTTTGACAAAGACGCACCAGAAGCGCGCCAGGTGATGGTTGGCCGTATCTCGGTAATATTAGTCGCTGTGATTTCGATCTTTGTCGCATCCGACCCAGAAAGCTCTGTACTGAATCTCGTATCTAATGCTTGGGCAGGATTTGGTGCCGCATTTGGACCATTAGTAATATTTAGCTTAATATGGCGCGGTATGAACCGTAACGGTGCTGTTGCCGGTATGGTCGTCGGTGCCTTGACTGTTATTATATGGACATATGGTCCTTTCGAGTACAATGGTATGGCGCTTAACAGCTGGTTATATGCGATTGTTCCCGGTTTTGCCCTCAGTACTATTACCATCTTTGCGGTTAGTATAATGACCGGTGGTCCAAAACCTTCAGTCTCAGCGAAGTTTAAAGAAATGGAAATGAATTTAAATGAATAA
- a CDS encoding L,D-transpeptidase family protein: MYKLIKVSVAIAAVGLSTVLFMANGNADGTDSINSTDINDNTDINDSAVDTQTAVDPKSNAQDVKVAQGNNPNTPTQNDNLTENTQNTDSTVTAQNNSDISPVTNSIGQQPSGNVRTVVSPNKFLPTIKYTTENLSTTAKKVNAANWKAAVKINRSTGTRLQALLNWQQSGVGPVDGYWGKNTRKAMQAFQMARGLTITETLNDETWQALTKSEKLMAQPVLVNYQLGDADINIKMTTIPTSSEAKAKLDGMYYESVLEGLAEKFHMSESYLKSLNPNASFSAGEVITVYNPSTPNTKPVSRVVADRTTQTLYAYDDKDTLIASYPTTVGSTATPSPSGTHKVKVKVYEPNYTYTQDDGSKLIIPPGPNNPVGSVWIGLSKPTYGIHGSPDPARISRQASAGCVRLTNWDALALLGTIQNGATVAFQ, encoded by the coding sequence ATGTATAAATTAATAAAAGTTAGTGTGGCGATAGCAGCGGTAGGGCTTTCTACGGTTTTATTCATGGCTAACGGTAATGCAGACGGCACCGATAGCATCAACAGTACTGATATCAATGATAATACTGATATCAATGATAGCGCCGTTGACACGCAAACAGCGGTTGATCCTAAATCAAATGCTCAAGATGTTAAAGTGGCCCAAGGTAATAATCCTAACACACCTACCCAAAATGATAATCTCACCGAAAACACTCAAAATACTGACTCTACCGTAACAGCCCAAAACAATAGTGATATTAGTCCGGTGACCAATAGTATTGGCCAACAACCAAGTGGTAATGTCAGAACAGTGGTTTCTCCTAATAAGTTTTTGCCTACTATTAAGTATACGACAGAAAATTTATCTACTACCGCAAAGAAGGTCAATGCAGCCAATTGGAAAGCAGCCGTAAAAATAAACCGCAGCACCGGCACCAGACTTCAAGCACTACTTAATTGGCAGCAAAGTGGGGTTGGCCCTGTTGATGGCTATTGGGGCAAAAATACTCGTAAGGCCATGCAAGCATTTCAAATGGCGCGCGGTCTGACCATTACAGAGACCCTCAACGATGAAACGTGGCAAGCACTGACTAAGAGTGAAAAGCTTATGGCACAGCCAGTACTGGTCAATTATCAGCTTGGCGATGCAGACATCAACATTAAAATGACCACTATTCCGACAAGTTCAGAAGCCAAGGCCAAACTTGATGGTATGTATTATGAAAGTGTACTCGAAGGACTGGCAGAAAAATTTCATATGAGCGAAAGCTATCTTAAGTCATTGAATCCTAATGCTAGCTTTAGCGCGGGTGAGGTAATCACTGTTTACAATCCAAGTACGCCTAATACCAAGCCGGTCAGCCGAGTGGTCGCTGATAGAACCACTCAAACCCTATACGCTTATGATGATAAGGACACTCTAATTGCGAGCTATCCGACCACAGTGGGGAGTACAGCAACGCCGTCGCCATCAGGTACTCATAAGGTCAAAGTTAAAGTTTACGAGCCTAATTATACCTATACTCAGGATGATGGTAGCAAGTTAATTATTCCACCAGGCCCTAATAACCCAGTAGGCTCGGTATGGATTGGCCTCAGCAAGCCAACATATGGTATTCATGGTTCACCAGATCCTGCACGCATTAGTCGGCAGGCGTCAGCAGGCTGTGTACGCTTGACTAATTGGGACGCGCTGGCTTTATTAGGCACTATCCAAAACGGCGCTACCGTAGCGTTCCAGTAA